ACGAATCGAATCGTCGTGCCCTCACCGGGCTGGCTCTCCGCACCAACCGAACCGTGGTGCGCGAGCACGGTCTGCCGCGCAATGGCGAGACCAAGGCCGGTGCCGCCCGGTTTAGAAGTTACATACGGTTCCCAGATGCGACTGAGCTGCTCTCGTGGAATTCCACAGCCGCTGTCCGCGACCACGATCTCCACTCCGCGCGCCGCCCCATTGCCATTCCCATTCGCGGAAGAACCGTTACTCTCGCGAGCACGTTCGATCGTGAACGGCCGGACGCGTACGGTAATCTGTGCCGAACGTCCTGTGGAAATCGTTCGGCACGCGTCTACCGCATTCAGAATCACATTCGACAGCGCACGCGCGAGCGCATCGTGATGACCATGAATCATTGGCGTCGCATGGTCGACATCGATGTCAAGCGAGATATCCGTGGGCACGGTCGAACGTGCCGTATATCGCACGAGCTCCCCCACGTCGATTGCGGCTTGCGGTCCCTCAGGTAGACGACCGAACTGCGAGAAGCTTCGCGCCATCGCTTCGAGTCGTCGCGATTCGACGTCCAACACCTCCACCGTCTCCACAAGCGCCGGAGAGAGCGACGGGAGCTCGCGTCGCAAGCGCTCAACGGCGAATCGAATTGGCGTGAGTGGGTTCTTCAATTCGTGTGCAACCTGTCGCGCGGACTCTCGGAGCGTTGCGGCGCGTTCGGCTTCGAGCGCGCGCGCCCGGCCGAGCTCGAGCTCGCGTGACATGTCGCGCATCCGTTGGCGCAGGACCTCGAACTCCGGCGCGCCGCGACGCGGCGGACCTTCCGGCAGTGGCTGGCTTCGGCCGATTCGCTCCGTCCAGCCGACGAGCTCCTGCAGCGGCCGGCTCATGTTGCGACTCAAGTGACCGGCGACGCGAGATGCCAGCAGCGCCAGAATGAGGAATGACACGAGTGCACCGGCGAGCGCACGCACCGCGGCCGCTTTGTAGATGTAGCTCGCTCTCCTCGCCTGAAGGGCATTTGCTCCCAGCGTACTGTCA
This genomic window from Gemmatimonadaceae bacterium contains:
- a CDS encoding HAMP domain-containing sensor histidine kinase: MKRVGFRGRLFAILLSFALIPSIVLTLSGGITSYWALKLVGAQAAWDSVAASGNRALGVARTAPLTTDQRKALAQFDSTLGANALQARRASYIYKAAAVRALAGALVSFLILALLASRVAGHLSRNMSRPLQELVGWTERIGRSQPLPEGPPRRGAPEFEVLRQRMRDMSRELELGRARALEAERAATLRESARQVAHELKNPLTPIRFAVERLRRELPSLSPALVETVEVLDVESRRLEAMARSFSQFGRLPEGPQAAIDVGELVRYTARSTVPTDISLDIDVDHATPMIHGHHDALARALSNVILNAVDACRTISTGRSAQITVRVRPFTIERARESNGSSANGNGNGAARGVEIVVADSGCGIPREQLSRIWEPYVTSKPGGTGLGLAIARQTVLAHHGSVGAESQPGEGTTIRFVLPVNDARTSDG